The Kordia sp. SMS9 genome window below encodes:
- the murA gene encoding UDP-N-acetylglucosamine 1-carboxyvinyltransferase has protein sequence MGTFKIEGGHQLKGSIQPQGAKNEALQILCAVLLTPEKVTISNIPDIVDVNKLIMLLGNLGVKTQKNGPGSYTFQSDDINLKYLESEQFKEEGRGLRGSIMIVGPLLARFGKGYIPKPGGDKIGRRRLDTHFEGFIKLGAKFRYNREDYFYGVEAKKLQGTYMLLDEASVTGTANIVMAAVLAEGTTTIYNAACEPYLQQLCKMLNRMGAKISGVGSNLLVIEGVDELGGTEHRMLPDMIEIGSWIGLAAMTKSELTIKNVSWEDLGQIPEVFRKLGITVERQGDDIHVPAHKDGYEIQNYIDGSILTIADAPWPGFTPDLLSIVLVVATQARGSVLVHQKMFESRLFFVDKLIDMGAKIILCDPHRASVIGHDFKSQLKATTMVSPDIRAGISLLIAALSAKGTSTIHNIEQIDRGYENIDERLRAIGAKIVRL, from the coding sequence ATGGGGACTTTTAAGATTGAAGGTGGTCATCAGTTAAAAGGAAGTATTCAGCCACAAGGTGCTAAAAATGAAGCGTTGCAAATATTATGTGCCGTTTTGTTAACACCTGAAAAAGTGACAATTAGCAATATTCCTGACATTGTCGATGTAAACAAATTAATCATGCTTTTAGGAAACTTAGGTGTGAAAACTCAAAAAAACGGACCAGGATCGTATACGTTTCAATCGGACGATATCAATCTCAAATACTTAGAATCAGAACAATTTAAAGAAGAAGGACGTGGATTGCGAGGTTCTATCATGATTGTAGGGCCATTATTAGCGCGTTTTGGGAAAGGATATATTCCGAAACCTGGCGGAGATAAAATTGGTCGCAGACGTTTAGATACGCATTTTGAAGGTTTTATAAAGCTTGGCGCAAAATTTAGATACAATCGAGAAGATTATTTTTACGGTGTAGAAGCGAAAAAGTTGCAAGGAACCTACATGTTATTGGATGAAGCTTCCGTAACAGGAACCGCTAATATTGTAATGGCAGCCGTATTAGCAGAAGGAACCACAACAATTTACAATGCTGCTTGCGAACCGTATTTGCAACAATTGTGTAAAATGTTGAACCGAATGGGCGCTAAAATTAGTGGCGTAGGTTCAAATTTATTAGTAATTGAAGGTGTTGACGAATTAGGTGGAACAGAACACAGAATGCTTCCAGATATGATTGAAATTGGAAGTTGGATCGGTTTGGCGGCGATGACTAAAAGCGAACTCACAATTAAAAATGTAAGTTGGGAAGATTTAGGTCAAATACCAGAAGTATTTAGAAAACTCGGAATTACAGTGGAACGTCAAGGTGATGATATTCATGTACCTGCACATAAAGATGGATATGAAATTCAAAATTATATTGACGGTTCTATCTTAACGATTGCGGATGCACCGTGGCCTGGATTTACGCCTGATTTGCTAAGTATTGTCTTGGTAGTTGCTACGCAAGCACGCGGAAGTGTCTTAGTACATCAAAAAATGTTTGAAAGCCGCTTATTCTTTGTTGATAAATTGATTGATATGGGCGCAAAAATTATTCTATGTGATCCGCATAGAGCAAGCGTTATTGGTCACGACTTTAAATCGCAACTAAAAGCAACCACAATGGTTTCACCAGACATTAGAGCGGGAATTTCATTATTGATTGCGGCGTTATCTGCTAAAGGAACTTCCACAATTCACAATATTGAACAAATTGATAGAGGTTACGAAAATATTGACGAACGTTTACGTGCCATTGGAGCGAAGATTGTACGTTTATAA
- a CDS encoding OmpA family protein, with amino-acid sequence MKQLLIIWLCSISLCQAQEVEFDIYFGSGKFTLSTKNTKKIHKQLSSLDSTATYNFIIKGYTDFVDTENFNLKLSQDRATSVSTFLEKNYVWLINSIEKEAKGELPTAAKNQNERVGVRQHRRVSIVISKNENKPVVVSRKENIYAVPINKLRVGKSYAFGKINFKVGRVTLMKSSKKELEKLVRFLRKNRTIHVEIQGHVCCGGDDISDALNSDTGTQTLSIDRARFIYRYLISRGISAKRLSYKGYAFTSPLRFPEKGRRDRSSNRRVEIKVTKI; translated from the coding sequence ATGAAACAACTACTTATCATCTGGTTATGTAGTATCAGTCTTTGCCAAGCACAAGAAGTTGAGTTTGACATTTATTTTGGCTCTGGAAAATTCACGCTATCAACCAAAAATACCAAAAAAATACACAAACAACTTTCCTCTTTAGATAGCACTGCTACTTACAATTTTATCATAAAAGGCTATACCGATTTTGTAGATACTGAAAATTTCAATCTCAAACTCTCACAAGACAGAGCGACTTCCGTAAGTACTTTTTTGGAAAAAAATTATGTATGGCTTATCAATTCTATTGAAAAAGAAGCAAAAGGCGAATTGCCAACAGCAGCTAAAAACCAAAATGAACGTGTTGGTGTAAGACAACATCGAAGAGTTTCTATTGTTATTTCAAAAAACGAAAATAAACCTGTAGTTGTTTCTCGGAAAGAAAACATTTATGCTGTTCCAATCAATAAACTTCGAGTAGGGAAATCGTATGCTTTTGGAAAAATTAATTTTAAAGTTGGAAGAGTTACACTGATGAAATCCTCTAAAAAAGAACTCGAAAAACTAGTTCGGTTTTTAAGGAAAAACAGAACTATTCATGTGGAAATACAAGGACATGTATGTTGCGGTGGCGACGATATTTCAGATGCTTTAAATAGTGATACAGGTACGCAAACCCTTTCTATTGATAGAGCGCGTTTTATTTACAGATATTTAATTAGCAGAGGAATTTCAGCAAAACGACTCAGCTACAAAGGATACGCATTTACCTCTCCATTACGTTTTCCTGAAAAAGGAAGACGCGATCGCAGTTCTAATAGACGTGTTGAGATTAAAGTTACGAAAATATAA
- a CDS encoding fasciclin domain-containing protein has protein sequence MKKKTTFILMAFVMALFTLTSCSDDDNTVTVAPATNTIADFVAANSDYSSLGAALDRAGLTSVLDGDTEYTVFAPNNTAFDTFLSDNGFANLEAVPVDVLTQVLLNHVVNGTNTSGNLTTGYIETLAQEATTGNTLNMYVNTADGVVLNGISTVSTADVPVDNGVIHAVNSVIGLPTVVTFATADATFSSLVAALTRETSFTYVATLSTTGTPAPFTVFAPTNQAFTNLIGELEGVNDLADIPTATLEATLNTHVIAGANVLASTLMDGMTVDNTLGADFTINTAGGASFTDLNGRMGDIVVTDVQAANGVIHVISEVILPQL, from the coding sequence ATGAAAAAGAAAACAACATTTATCCTTATGGCTTTTGTTATGGCACTATTCACACTTACATCTTGTAGTGATGATGACAATACAGTCACCGTAGCACCAGCAACAAACACAATCGCAGATTTCGTAGCTGCGAATTCTGATTACAGTTCTTTAGGAGCTGCATTAGATAGAGCAGGTTTAACAAGTGTATTAGATGGAGATACTGAATATACAGTATTTGCTCCAAATAATACTGCATTTGACACATTCCTTTCTGATAATGGCTTTGCCAATTTAGAAGCAGTACCAGTAGACGTATTAACTCAAGTATTATTAAATCATGTGGTGAATGGCACTAATACTTCAGGAAATTTAACGACTGGATACATTGAAACTTTAGCCCAAGAAGCTACAACTGGAAACACACTTAACATGTATGTAAACACAGCAGATGGTGTGGTGTTAAACGGAATATCTACTGTATCTACCGCAGATGTACCTGTTGATAATGGAGTGATCCATGCTGTAAATTCAGTAATCGGGTTACCAACAGTAGTAACATTTGCAACAGCGGATGCTACATTTAGTAGCTTGGTAGCAGCTTTAACAAGAGAAACTTCATTTACGTATGTAGCTACATTGAGTACTACAGGAACTCCAGCTCCATTTACAGTATTTGCACCTACAAATCAGGCTTTTACTAATCTAATTGGAGAATTAGAAGGTGTGAACGATTTAGCAGACATTCCAACAGCGACATTAGAAGCTACTCTTAACACACACGTGATAGCAGGAGCAAATGTATTAGCATCTACTTTAATGGATGGAATGACTGTTGACAACACTTTGGGAGCTGATTTTACAATCAATACAGCAGGAGGCGCTTCATTTACAGACCTTAATGGAAGAATGGGTGACATTGTTGTTACTGATGTTCAAGCTGCAAACGGTGTAATTCATGTAATCAGCGAAGTTATTTTACCACAACTATAA
- a CDS encoding deoxyribodipyrimidine photo-lyase: MKDKYVLFWHRRDLRITDNVGLHNALTSGYKVIPLFIFDSDILDKLPEDDARVTFIHQELEKINHTLKKQDASIAVKHGKPVEVIKELINSFSVVAVYTNRDYEPYASQRDEEIATLLKDHDVEFKTFKDQVIFEQDDIVKDDGDPYVVYTPYSKKWLATLKEEDYKSVDCEFHSENYANESFDFPSLEDIGFKESNIKVLPYTITDQRIDNYEDTRNFPAIEGTSRLSPHLRFGTISVRQCVQNGLESENNTFLKELVWREFFMQILWHFPKSVTNNFRSKYDGIQWRNNEEEFKAWCEGKTGYPLVDAGMRELNKSGYMHNRVRMLTGSFLCKHLLIDWTWGEAYFAKKLLDFDLAQNVGNWQWVAGTGCDASPYFRIFNPTTQIKKFDKDHIYIKKWVPDYQEFSYPKPIVEHKFARERCLEKYKSGINS, from the coding sequence ATGAAGGATAAGTACGTACTTTTTTGGCATCGAAGAGATCTACGCATCACAGACAACGTCGGATTGCATAATGCTTTAACATCCGGATACAAAGTAATTCCACTATTCATCTTTGACAGCGATATTCTTGACAAATTACCCGAAGATGATGCACGGGTGACATTTATTCATCAAGAATTAGAAAAAATTAACCATACACTTAAAAAACAGGATGCTTCTATTGCTGTAAAGCATGGAAAACCTGTGGAAGTCATCAAAGAACTCATAAACTCATTTTCTGTTGTTGCGGTATATACAAATCGCGATTACGAACCGTATGCTTCCCAAAGAGATGAAGAAATTGCAACATTACTAAAGGATCATGATGTTGAATTTAAAACCTTTAAAGATCAAGTGATTTTTGAACAAGACGATATTGTAAAAGATGATGGTGATCCGTATGTTGTATACACGCCGTATTCCAAAAAATGGCTTGCAACGCTCAAAGAAGAAGATTATAAAAGTGTTGATTGCGAGTTTCACTCTGAAAATTACGCGAACGAATCTTTTGATTTCCCTTCACTAGAAGATATCGGTTTTAAAGAATCAAACATCAAAGTTCTGCCCTATACGATCACAGACCAAAGAATTGACAATTATGAAGATACACGGAACTTTCCAGCCATAGAAGGAACTTCAAGATTAAGTCCGCATTTACGTTTTGGAACAATCAGCGTTCGCCAATGTGTGCAAAACGGACTGGAATCTGAAAACAATACCTTTTTAAAAGAACTCGTATGGAGAGAATTCTTTATGCAAATACTTTGGCATTTTCCAAAATCTGTCACTAATAATTTCAGATCCAAATATGACGGTATTCAATGGCGAAACAACGAAGAAGAATTTAAAGCGTGGTGCGAAGGAAAAACAGGATATCCATTAGTAGATGCAGGAATGCGGGAACTTAACAAATCAGGATACATGCACAACAGAGTACGCATGCTTACAGGAAGTTTTTTATGCAAACATTTATTAATTGATTGGACTTGGGGCGAAGCATATTTTGCGAAAAAATTACTGGATTTTGACCTTGCCCAAAATGTTGGAAATTGGCAATGGGTTGCCGGAACTGGATGTGATGCATCACCTTATTTTAGAATTTTCAATCCAACTACACAAATAAAAAAGTTTGACAAGGATCATATTTATATAAAAAAGTGGGTTCCTGACTATCAAGAATTTTCATATCCTAAACCAATTGTAGAACACAAATTTGCCCGTGAACGCTGCCTTGAGAAGTACAAAAGTGGAATTAACAGCTAA
- a CDS encoding SRPBCC family protein, translating into MQKFSTKGIVYRLHSKQNFPISLEEAWDFLSNPKNLKTITPDYMGFEILTEELRAMYPGQIIQYLVTPVFNIKTHWVTEITHVKHQHYFVDEQRFGPYTMWHHKHFIKEIPGGVEMEDIIDYKIPLGFLGRLMHPIIVKPKLKEIFEYRTKKLTELFGTYEG; encoded by the coding sequence ATGCAAAAATTTAGTACCAAAGGAATTGTGTACAGACTACACAGTAAACAAAACTTTCCCATATCTCTTGAAGAGGCATGGGATTTTTTGTCGAATCCAAAGAATTTAAAAACCATTACGCCTGACTATATGGGTTTTGAAATCTTGACAGAAGAATTGAGAGCAATGTATCCTGGTCAGATAATACAATATTTGGTAACACCTGTTTTCAATATAAAAACGCATTGGGTAACTGAAATTACACATGTAAAGCATCAACATTACTTTGTAGATGAACAACGTTTTGGTCCGTATACAATGTGGCATCACAAGCATTTTATCAAAGAAATTCCTGGTGGTGTAGAAATGGAAGATATTATAGATTATAAAATTCCACTAGGCTTTTTGGGAAGATTGATGCATCCCATCATCGTAAAACCTAAACTAAAAGAAATATTTGAATATCGAACTAAAAAACTAACTGAACTATTTGGAACTTATGAAGGATAA
- a CDS encoding TspO/MBR family protein, which yields MKFYARLILFLVINFGALGLGAYLMNDGPRTTWYANLEKAPWTPPGWVFGFAWTTVMICFSIFMAKLTEAKNNSTIITLFLIQFVLNVSWNYVFFNQHYILLGMINLILLTGLIAFMTFKFKPQLKIYTLFILPYFVWMIVANSLNGYILFTN from the coding sequence ATGAAATTCTATGCTCGGCTAATTCTGTTTCTCGTCATTAATTTTGGCGCACTCGGTTTGGGTGCTTATTTAATGAATGATGGTCCTAGAACAACTTGGTATGCAAATTTAGAAAAAGCACCTTGGACACCACCAGGCTGGGTGTTTGGATTTGCTTGGACGACTGTGATGATTTGTTTTTCAATTTTTATGGCAAAACTTACAGAAGCAAAGAATAATAGCACAATCATCACATTATTTTTGATTCAATTTGTGTTGAATGTCAGTTGGAATTACGTATTCTTCAATCAGCATTACATATTATTAGGCATGATCAATTTGATTTTATTGACAGGATTGATCGCCTTTATGACATTCAAATTCAAACCACAACTAAAAATATACACACTATTCATACTTCCTTACTTTGTATGGATGATAGTCGCCAATTCTTTGAACGGCTATATTTTATTCACTAATTAA
- a CDS encoding SDR family NAD(P)-dependent oxidoreductase: protein MKNIVVIGGSRGIGAAIVSAQVAHNNVINISRNAPEITSNNLTHYSCNILEDELPELEAIDTLIYCPGSINLKPIARLKIEDFKNDYDINVIGAVKAIQKYLPALKKGTNPNILLFSTVATHLGMPFHASIAAAKSAVEGLVKTLAAEFAPTIRVNAIAPTITNTDLASKLLRNDKMIENITERHPLKKFLQPQEVADMADFLISDKARSTSGQIFTMDCGIVSVKL from the coding sequence ATGAAAAACATTGTAGTAATTGGAGGTAGCCGAGGCATTGGTGCTGCAATTGTGTCCGCTCAAGTAGCACACAATAATGTAATCAACATTAGCCGAAATGCTCCAGAAATCACATCCAATAACTTAACGCATTATAGTTGTAATATCCTTGAAGATGAACTTCCCGAACTGGAGGCAATAGATACATTAATCTATTGCCCGGGAAGCATAAATTTGAAACCAATAGCCCGATTGAAAATTGAGGATTTTAAAAACGATTATGATATCAACGTCATTGGTGCTGTCAAAGCAATACAAAAGTATCTACCTGCTTTAAAAAAAGGTACAAATCCTAATATTTTATTATTTAGTACAGTGGCAACTCACTTGGGAATGCCTTTTCATGCTAGCATTGCTGCGGCAAAATCTGCTGTAGAAGGATTGGTAAAAACATTAGCTGCTGAATTTGCCCCAACAATTCGTGTAAATGCTATTGCGCCAACGATTACCAATACAGATTTGGCAAGTAAGCTGTTGCGAAACGACAAAATGATTGAAAATATTACCGAACGTCATCCTCTGAAAAAATTCTTGCAACCACAAGAAGTAGCAGATATGGCAGACTTTTTAATTTCTGATAAAGCACGTTCCACGTCTGGGCAAATATTCACCATGGATTGTGGAATTGTGAGTGTTAAACTATAA
- the folE gene encoding GTP cyclohydrolase I FolE yields the protein MKTADVLNQLNGSSISLNGFDHDEIGDEHLLTGLETPMRADAFEMDDEEKKQKIAYHFSEIMETLGLDLTDDSLQGTPKRVAKMYIEEIFSGLNPKNKPKVALFDNKYQYNQMLIEKNIQFYSNCEHHFVPIMGKAHVAYISSGKVIGLSKLNRIVQYYAKRPQVQERLTNQIASELCEILQTDDVAVIIDAKHLCVSSRGVKDDSSTTITSYYGGAFNAPQKILELQNFLNN from the coding sequence ATGAAAACTGCTGACGTTTTAAACCAATTAAATGGATCATCTATTTCTTTAAATGGATTTGATCATGATGAAATTGGGGATGAACACCTTTTAACAGGTTTGGAAACTCCTATGCGTGCAGATGCTTTCGAAATGGATGATGAAGAGAAAAAACAAAAAATTGCCTATCACTTCTCAGAAATTATGGAAACGTTAGGATTAGACTTAACTGACGACTCACTACAAGGAACTCCAAAACGAGTTGCTAAAATGTACATAGAAGAAATTTTCTCAGGCTTGAATCCTAAAAACAAACCTAAAGTAGCATTGTTTGATAACAAATATCAATACAATCAAATGCTTATTGAGAAAAACATCCAATTTTACTCTAACTGCGAACATCATTTTGTTCCAATCATGGGAAAAGCGCACGTTGCGTATATTTCCTCTGGAAAAGTAATTGGATTATCGAAACTTAACAGAATTGTTCAATATTATGCAAAAAGACCGCAAGTTCAGGAACGCCTGACCAATCAAATTGCTTCAGAATTATGCGAAATATTACAAACTGATGACGTAGCTGTAATTATTGATGCCAAGCACTTATGTGTTTCATCGAGAGGAGTTAAAGATGACTCATCAACTACAATTACATCGTATTACGGTGGAGCTTTCAATGCTCCACAGAAAATCCTAGAATTACAAAATTTTTTAAACAATTAA
- a CDS encoding TIGR03643 family protein: protein MKHDLNPRQIDRIIEMAWEDRTTFDAIQFQFGLKEQEVIDLMRKEMKASSFKMWRKRVQGRKTKHQKKRDFSEGRFKCSRQRAISNNKISKK, encoded by the coding sequence ATGAAACACGATTTAAATCCAAGACAGATTGACCGAATTATAGAAATGGCGTGGGAAGATCGAACTACGTTTGACGCTATTCAATTTCAATTTGGACTCAAAGAGCAAGAAGTTATTGATTTGATGCGCAAAGAAATGAAAGCATCAAGTTTTAAAATGTGGAGGAAACGTGTACAAGGTCGCAAAACCAAGCATCAAAAAAAACGCGATTTCTCTGAAGGACGCTTTAAATGCTCGCGTCAACGCGCTATCAGCAACAATAAAATCTCCAAGAAATAA
- a CDS encoding cryptochrome/deoxyribodipyrimidine photo-lyase family protein — MNIQDKTEINVVLFKRDLRLQDNEAIHNALSSGRKTLFLFVFEDILLNDPHYSERHWDFIKESLIDLNNSLVAFNSEILIVRSNINRTLQIIQETYKISHLYSHQETGIKVTYDRDKNLKRFLLNNMIKWEENVNNGVFRGLQDRSNWIELWEEFMNKPLLPFRPKKEQLFTREEVAHLASFFQLPDLTTDHDSPFQKGGTTMGLKYMNTFFRDRGINYNAHISKPLLSRRSCSRLSPYLAWGNISVREVLKETTRCIEQNIHKKQMESFGSRLRWQAHFIQKFEMEDEMEFVSLNKGYRKLKKHVSERYIEAWKNGTTGYPLVDACMRCLKETGYLNFRMRALIVSFFTHNLWQPWQKAAMILSQYFLDFEPGIHFPQIQMQAGETGINMLRMYNPTKNGIAHDSEGIFIKQWVPELAELDTAFVHEPSRMTPMEQQMANFFVGKNYPKPIVDLQETRKYASDILWNMKDENTVIEENFRILKKHTLANRKKSS, encoded by the coding sequence ATGAATATACAAGACAAAACAGAAATAAACGTCGTCCTATTTAAGCGCGATTTGAGACTTCAAGACAATGAAGCCATACACAATGCACTTTCTTCCGGACGAAAAACGTTGTTTTTATTTGTTTTTGAAGATATTCTCCTGAATGATCCGCACTACAGTGAACGTCACTGGGATTTTATTAAAGAATCATTAATCGACTTAAATAATTCTTTGGTTGCTTTTAATAGTGAAATTTTAATTGTACGATCAAACATCAATAGAACTTTGCAGATCATTCAGGAAACGTATAAAATTTCACACCTCTATTCGCATCAAGAAACTGGAATTAAAGTGACCTATGATCGTGATAAAAACTTAAAGCGTTTTTTACTGAACAACATGATCAAATGGGAAGAAAATGTGAATAATGGCGTGTTTAGAGGTTTACAAGATCGTAGCAATTGGATTGAATTGTGGGAAGAGTTTATGAACAAACCGCTTTTACCTTTTCGTCCAAAAAAAGAACAGCTATTCACTAGAGAAGAAGTGGCTCACTTGGCTTCTTTTTTTCAGTTGCCTGATTTGACAACAGATCACGATTCGCCTTTTCAAAAAGGAGGCACTACGATGGGACTCAAATACATGAACACATTTTTTAGAGATCGTGGAATAAATTACAACGCACACATCTCAAAACCATTACTATCGCGCCGTAGTTGCAGTCGCTTGTCTCCATATTTAGCTTGGGGAAATATCTCAGTACGCGAAGTTTTGAAAGAAACCACTCGTTGCATTGAACAAAACATTCACAAAAAGCAAATGGAATCGTTTGGTTCGCGCCTGCGTTGGCAAGCACATTTTATCCAAAAATTTGAAATGGAAGACGAAATGGAATTTGTAAGTTTGAACAAAGGATATCGCAAACTTAAAAAACATGTTTCTGAACGGTATATTGAAGCTTGGAAAAACGGAACTACGGGCTATCCATTGGTAGATGCTTGCATGCGCTGTTTGAAGGAAACTGGATATTTAAATTTTAGAATGCGTGCTTTAATTGTATCGTTCTTTACGCACAATTTATGGCAACCTTGGCAAAAGGCAGCCATGATTTTATCTCAGTATTTCTTAGATTTTGAGCCAGGCATTCACTTTCCGCAAATACAAATGCAAGCTGGAGAAACAGGTATTAATATGTTGCGCATGTACAATCCGACAAAAAACGGAATTGCACATGATTCTGAAGGAATCTTTATCAAACAATGGGTTCCAGAATTGGCAGAATTAGACACTGCTTTTGTGCACGAACCATCGCGCATGACACCGATGGAACAACAAATGGCGAATTTCTTTGTGGGGAAAAATTACCCAAAACCAATTGTAGACCTTCAAGAAACACGAAAATACGCTAGTGATATTTTATGGAATATGAAAGATGAAAATACGGTAATTGAAGAAAACTTCAGAATTTTAAAAAAACATACATTAGCTAATCGCAAAAAAAGTTCATAA
- a CDS encoding SDR family oxidoreductase → MRILLTGATGYIGKRLIPILLEMGHSIICCVRDKQRVPEEVSAHERIDIIEVDFLKTETLHRIPKDINVAYYLIHSMSSSTKFEQLEEDCAINFKKCIENTNAQQVIYLSGIVNDQQLSKHLQSRKNVEITLQSEIYALTTFRAGIIVGSGSASFEIIRDLTEKLPIMVAPKWINTKSQPIGIRNVLEYLTKAIGNEKVFRQSFDIFGPNTMTYKDMMLQFAEVRGLKRTIFSVPVMTPKLSSYWLYFITTTSYKLAKNLVDSMKVEVIGKPSDINEILDIQPMTYKEAVKNAFIKIEQNSVISSWKDSLISGLFREKISRYIKVPEYGCFKDIKKRKIIDEEKTLDKIWAIGGKNGWYYATFLWKIRGYLDKAFGGIGLRRGRRDQKTLNAGDPLDFWRVLYADKEEKRLLLFAEMRLPGEAWLEFKIEKDHLVQRATFRPKGIWGRLYWYAVLPFHGFIFKGMIKKLIQKD, encoded by the coding sequence ATGCGAATTCTACTGACAGGTGCTACAGGATATATCGGCAAACGACTGATTCCAATTTTATTGGAAATGGGACATAGCATTATTTGTTGCGTAAGAGACAAACAACGTGTTCCCGAAGAAGTATCAGCTCATGAACGTATTGATATTATTGAAGTAGATTTCTTAAAAACGGAAACACTGCACAGAATTCCGAAAGATATTAATGTCGCATATTACTTAATCCATTCCATGTCTTCGTCTACAAAATTTGAACAACTGGAAGAAGATTGCGCCATAAATTTCAAAAAATGTATTGAAAATACCAACGCACAACAAGTCATTTATTTAAGTGGTATTGTCAACGATCAGCAATTGTCCAAACATTTACAATCGCGTAAAAATGTTGAAATCACATTGCAATCAGAAATATACGCGTTGACGACGTTTCGAGCGGGGATTATTGTGGGAAGCGGAAGTGCTTCGTTTGAAATCATTCGCGATCTCACAGAAAAATTGCCCATTATGGTCGCGCCAAAGTGGATTAACACCAAATCGCAACCAATTGGCATTCGCAATGTGTTGGAGTATTTGACAAAAGCGATTGGCAATGAAAAAGTATTCCGTCAATCGTTTGACATTTTTGGTCCAAACACAATGACCTACAAAGACATGATGTTGCAATTTGCGGAAGTTCGAGGATTGAAACGCACCATATTTTCAGTTCCTGTCATGACGCCGAAGCTTTCCTCCTATTGGTTGTATTTTATCACGACGACATCCTATAAACTTGCGAAGAATTTAGTTGATAGCATGAAAGTAGAAGTCATTGGAAAACCGAGCGACATCAATGAAATTCTGGATATTCAACCCATGACGTATAAAGAAGCTGTAAAAAATGCTTTTATAAAAATTGAACAAAACAGTGTCATTTCTAGCTGGAAAGATTCACTTATCAGCGGTTTGTTCAGAGAAAAAATTTCACGCTATATCAAAGTTCCTGAATACGGTTGTTTTAAAGATATTAAAAAACGGAAAATCATAGATGAGGAAAAAACCCTTGACAAAATTTGGGCAATTGGTGGCAAAAATGGCTGGTATTACGCTACTTTTTTATGGAAAATACGCGGGTATTTAGACAAAGCTTTTGGTGGCATTGGATTGCGTCGCGGTCGAAGAGATCAAAAAACACTCAATGCAGGCGATCCACTCGATTTTTGGAGAGTTTTATATGCTGACAAAGAGGAAAAAAGATTGCTGCTTTTTGCAGAAATGCGTTTGCCAGGCGAAGCTTGGTTAGAATTTAAAATTGAAAAAGATCATTTAGTACAGCGTGCCACTTTTAGACCGAAAGGTATTTGGGGACGTTTGTATTGGTATGCCGTATTGCCGTTTCACGGTTTTATTTTTAAAGGAATGATTAAAAAACTTATACAAAAAGATTAA
- a CDS encoding flavin reductase family protein, producing MAIITRTDIDAMEKLYRINLINSCSGYKSANLIATASEDGFTNVAVFSSVTHLGSNPPLLGFVTRPAVVPRNTYENIRNTGMYTINHIHQQITQDAHHTSAKYPKEVSEFDQTSLETEYKDGFAAPYVKGCHVQIGMRYLSEYKIEENDTILIVGKIEHLHINDTILENDGFINLAKAETATINGLDGYAVPNQQTRYPYQRPK from the coding sequence ATGGCAATAATCACTCGTACAGACATAGACGCAATGGAAAAGTTATACCGAATCAACTTGATCAACAGTTGTTCTGGCTATAAATCGGCAAACCTAATTGCTACAGCATCAGAAGATGGCTTCACCAATGTGGCCGTTTTTAGTTCGGTAACGCATTTAGGTTCCAATCCGCCATTGCTCGGTTTTGTCACGAGACCAGCGGTGGTTCCCAGAAATACATACGAAAATATTAGAAACACAGGTATGTATACCATCAATCATATTCATCAACAAATAACGCAAGACGCGCATCACACGTCTGCCAAATATCCAAAAGAAGTGTCCGAATTTGATCAAACAAGTTTAGAAACGGAATACAAAGATGGTTTTGCAGCGCCGTATGTAAAAGGTTGTCATGTGCAAATTGGCATGCGCTATTTGAGCGAATATAAAATTGAGGAAAACGATACGATTTTGATCGTTGGGAAAATTGAACACTTACACATAAACGATACTATTTTAGAAAACGATGGCTTTATCAATCTCGCGAAAGCGGAAACTGCCACCATTAACGGACTTGACGGATATGCGGTCCCAAATCAGCAAACGCGCTATCCATACCAACGTCCGAAGTAA